Within Candidatus Magasanikbacteria bacterium RIFOXYB2_FULL_38_10, the genomic segment GATCAGGGTCTGGTTGCCGGAGTTGGCCGTCTCCAGGGCCTCCTTGGCCTTCTGCAGTTCGGCCTTGACCTTCTCCAGGTCGGAGATCCGACCTTTGAGATCCTCTACCTTCTTGTTGGCGCCATCGCTCATGTCAAAGGCGTGGCGGGACATGCCCACCGCCGCTGATGTGTCCCCCACCACGTCCGTGGCGGAGAAGGGCAACTGCTGGGCCTGGACCTGCGTAGTCCACAGCCCGAGCACCAGGAGCAGGATCAACATCCTCTTCATGCTTGGTTCCTCCAGGGTGAGGGGGGAGAGCGAGCGTTTGGAACTCTCACCCTCCCCCGGTTGTAGCACTCTTGTGGCCGGTTGCCGGTGGCCGGTGGCCGCCCTAGTTGCGTGCCTTCACCAGCTCGCCCACCTCCTTCTCGCAGTCCGCCTGCGTCAGCCGGCCCTCGCTGGTCTTGACGCAACGCTCCACCGCGGCGACCCTGTCCACCATGAAGGTGGGGGTCGTCGGCTGGGGCTGGACTTCGTCCTTCTTGCTTGACAGGAAGGACCAGATCAGGATGATTAAGACCAGACCGGTCAGGGTCACCAGCATGCTCCTGATAAAGCCCTTGATGATCCTATCCTTCTCATCGGCGCTCAGCTGCCACTTGGGCCGACGCACGGGTCGCTGGGGCTCCGGACGCGGCGGCGGCACCAACCCTTCGGTCCGCTCCTCGGGCCCCTCGATCAGCTCCCAGGGATCCTCCTCCTCGGGAAGCTGGGGGGGGTCCTGTCGACCGATCTGGCCGAGCGGGATCTGGACGGTTTCCAGCTCCCGCATGGGGGACGAGACTGCCAAAAGGTCACCCTCCTGAACCGTCACGTCCTCCTCGGACCCGTCCGACTTCTTCAGGCGGATGGTGAGCCCGTCGTCGCCGACGACCTCACCCTTCACCTGCGTCCCATCCGGATGTTTCACCAGGATTTTATCCCGGGCCTTAAGGGGCACCACGATCTTCTTGATCTCGGCGGCCGGGGTGATGGCCCGTGTGATCAGGGGATCATCAGGACCACGAGGATCCGACGGGTGAGCGAACACGATGTCACCACCAGGGGTGATGTCGTGTACCTTCCCGCCCATGGTGGTGCCGTCCCACCCGAAAACGCACACCACTTCGCCCTTGTACTCGGGCGACTGATCCAAAATGTCGCCAGCGGGGAGTGGAATCTCTCCCTCGCCCGCCACTTCCACCCAGAAGACGCTCTTGTCGGGGGTCAGGTAGAGCAACCGCCCCACCTTCTCCGCTCCTTTGCGCAAGCGCCACCTGAACTTCGTCCCCACTCCGTCTCTCATCATGATTTGCCTCCTTGCCCCCTACGGGGCAAAAATGTTTGTCTTACCCGTGCCTAAACACCAATCATCTTGCTGGTTGACCTTGGACTAGCCCTGCGGCTTGTCCTCCACCTTCTCCAGCAAGACGATGTCGTCCTTGTCGATGATGTAGGAGCAATCCTCCTCCATCACCTCCAAGCCGAACATGTCCGGGCACAGGCGCACCACGCGCCCTTCGCAGGTCCGCACGGGGTGAGCTTCGTCCAGGGTGCTGACGGTGACCTTCACCGTCATGTCCAGCACCAGATCCGTGAACTGGATGTTGGTGTAGCTCTTCATCGTTCCCTCCTGTCCCCGCGGGACAAAAAAGTTGGACACTGGCCTTTTAAGAAACTTTTTTAAACACTTTCCGCACTTTCTAAGTGAACTCGCTTTAACAATTCTTCAATCCTCGTTACTGCGTATATTTGTGACTTCAATCAGTAAAATCTGTAGCATCAAATCATTATCAAAAAACAAATCCACTTAGAAAGCGCGGAAAAAACAGTGCAAAATGTAAAGAGCAAAGCTTTTAGAGAAAGACTCTTTAAAAGCCAAAGTGGTTCGATAAAATGTATCCGATTGAAGGAGGAGGACAAAAGGAACATCTCATCGAACCGCTTTGGCTCTCAATTATCAGCTAAAACGCCCTCCCTCGTTAAAGCTAATTTAAGTTAAATTGTGTTTTTACTCTTTCATTCTAACAAGAAAGTATAGCACATTTTACAAAATTTGTCAAGACATAATATCTATGTTATAATAATTTTTAGCTAATTTAAGGTATTTTTTAGTTAAAAATATGGAGGAAAATTCTAACAATACACCATTAACCCAAGAATTTTTTCTGCAAGCTATCGCAGAATTAACTGAAACCGTAAAGGTCGGTTTTGATGACGTTGAAAAAAGATTTGAAGCAATTGATAAAAGGTTTGAAACGGTTGATAGAAAATTTGAAGCAATTGATAAAAGGTTTGATGTTATAGAAAATAAAATAAATGACATATCTCAAAATATAAGTAGCATAAATACAGAAATCAACTCCATTAAAATTGATTTGGAAGAAGTAAAAAGAAAATTAGAGCGGCTGGAAAAATCTTCCAAAGAAGACTTAGATGTATATGCTGAAGATATTTTATTCTTGCGTAGCAGGTTAAAAGATTTAGATAAAAGAATAGCAAAATTAGAAGCGGTGGGGTGATAAAAAAATCCTTTCTTAAAGAAAGGATTTTTTTATCACCCCAGCATTCCGCACTTTTAGCACGTAGCCATATTTACTTTTTCCAAAATTTATCAATCCAATTATAATTAAAAATTTTGTTAACATCATGGACACTGGAATGATTAACAATACTTTCCATTTTTTGTCTAATGCCTTCTTTTAAAGCCTTGGCATAGGCCGATCCTTCTGGTACTTGTTCCAAAGCTTTTTGCCATATATCCATTTGGGTCAAAGCTAAACGCACACTCGGAGTAGTAATACCTCTAAAAAATAATTCGGGGTCATCAAATTTATAATCAGTAACAAAAAAACCTTTGGAAACAAGTTGTGAGGCTTGGGCATAAGCTTGCTCTAAATAGGCTGGAATTTCAGAAGCCAAATGCACCCCAGTTAAATCAGATGTTAATTTTATTAAAGCCTCTCCTATATAAAATTCTTGAGGAGCAAGAAAAACAACCGCTCCTTCGAGATGTCCTTCAGCCTCAACAGCTCCCGCTTCTGGCAAAGACGCCCCCGCTCTCCCTTCTATCAAATCACGAATATGTTCTGTGGCGTTTATTTTAGGAGCAGTAAGATAATCTTGAAAATCACCTCTGTCAATAGCCTCTTGAAATTCAATCGCTTCATCTGCCAATCTATTTAAAACGCTACTGGTAGCATCACCAAAAATCGAATCCTGGGCATATTTAGCAGCTAATTTTTGAGCCGCTTTTATTTCATCAGTTAAGTATTGAGCATAGGGTTGCACGGGTTTGGGATAAAAAGCTACGTCGGAAAAATCTTGAGGTACTGGTACTTCTGGTGCCGTCACAATTGGTTCAGGCGAAAGAGGTGCCTCAACAACTGGAACTTCTGGCTGGGCTAAAGCTGGTTCACTTTCTAGTATTGGGTGTACTAGAGTTGGGGCTGGAGTTGGAGCCGGGTGTACTTCGGGCAAAGGGGCTGGATGTGGAGTTCCCGCATCTCCATAATGAATAAAAGAACGCCCCTCAGTCCCAATCTCTTGCACTTTAAAACCATGTTTGGCATCTCCTTCTAAAACAAAACGCATTGGATGATTAGCGTCCCATCTAAACCAAGTCTGATCCCCTGTTTGAGGATCCCAATAATTATTTTGAATAGCAGCTTGCGAGGATTGATGTTCTGCCCAACTATGCACTGTTGCGCCGTCATTAACATCTCCGTCAAAACCAAACTTGGCGGGGTTGTCTTCCAATTGTTGACGTAAAAGGGAAATCATTCCTTGTTTTTCACCCAAAGTGGAAATTTTTTCTAGATGTTTTGCCGCTTCACCACTTAAAGTTTCTACTGCTCCTTTAGGTGTCCCTCCCGCACCCGGAGGTTCATTAATTCCAGCTCGTGCTCCAGAAGACACAGTTGGTTCAGCTTCTGCACCCTGACCAGTTGAAGGCGTACCTGTTTCTGCCGCTGTAGTTGCCGCACTTTTTGCAGCACCAGCTCCTTGTTCTGCCACAGCACCCTTGCCTTGCAGAGTCGCTTCTTTGGCACCCGTTGTCTGGACTTTTGCTAATCCCGCCTTGTCTCCGGTAGCTTCGGTTGGATGTCCAACGCCTTTTCCAACACTAGCCGCTTGTTCTGCCGCCGCGCCTGCCTTGGGAAACAACATACCTCCCAAAAATAAAGCAACGCCTACAGAGGTAGCAACTGAAGTAAAAATCTTCACGCTCTTATTTAATTTTTCATTATATTTCTTTTGCTCATACACTCTGTTTTGTCTCATCCACATTCTTTCAAAAACATTATAAACATATCCCGCCTCGCCGTGTTCCAAAGCTCGCTGTACTGTTTTTTTTAATTCATTTTCAACAAATTTTTGCGTACTTCTTCCAAGAAACATATCCACCCCCTTGCCCACGCTTAAACCGGTAAAAGCGGCCGTACCGCTAACTAAAACTTTTTTGCCAAAATATCCGGCGGCGGCGCCAACTGAAATGGAAGAAAAAGCAAACAAAGCGCCGGTTAAAATACCGGCATTAATTAAAGTCCTCACTGTCCAATGTTGATGCAAATACCAATCTAACCCTTTGCGCAGGATACCTTTTTCCTTAGGCGGCCATTCGGCCGATTGCGCCGCCTGCAAGGCCAATTCCTCACCGACAATTAATTTTTCAAATAATTCTTTTTGGCTGAATCTGTTCAATTCGGCTGTCACTTCTTCCGGTGATAAACCCGACTCTGCCAATTCTTTGGCCTTTTCTTGAAACAAAGCCCTGGCATGATCCTGCTTGGCCGAAAGATAGCTGTTTCGAACATCTATTAATTTTTGTTTCAATTCCCCTTTTTCTTCCTCGCTTAAAGACGGTTTTGCCTCTTTCTTGTTCAATTTAAATAAAATTTTTAATTTTTCCAGTCTGCCAACATTTATTTTAGCTTTTAAATAATCTTGATAAATCCTAACATATTCCGCTCGTTTTTCATCCAGCCTGGCACTGGTGTCTTCCGTGTTTTCGCTGGATTCACTCCAACTTCTTAATTTTTCCAAATCGGGACGATATTCTTCTTCCCCATCTTCTTCCCCATCTTCTTCCTCTTCCTGAGTTGGCGGTTCTTCTGGTCTAAAGGTTTCTCCATCCGCTTCCGCTTCGGTTGGTGAAGATTCAGGCACAGATGATACTCCAGCTTCTGCTTCAGAAAGAGGGCGTTTGATATGAAGACCAAACCAACGAGATAAATCCGGATCAGCTAAAGTTTTATCTGGATGAGTTTCTAAAACTAAAAATAATTTTCCCTCTATTTCATCATAGGTTCCATTAAAATTTCTATGCGTTATCATCTCTGATTGAACATCCTGAGTGTAATATTCATAAATGGCATCGCCCAAAACATACCAGTTAGCAACTAATTTTTTAACAAAGTTCCAGTTATAAACACTATCTGGTAGGCGGCCGTTATTAGCTTTAAGTTGAATCCTAATAGCTTGCTTAAATTCTTCTCTTTCTTGTTTCTCTTTTGACTCGGGTGAGGCTTGAGGAGTGGCAACTTCTGGCGCCCCAGCTACATTGCCAGTAGCTGTTTCAGTCTGTTCAACTATTTTTTTAACATCGGCCGTAAATTCCATAACCCCTAAAGATTGTAAAAGCGATCCGAGGGTATTTTTTCTATCCTTGCCGCCCTTCTTAACCAAACTTTTTCTTACCAAAACCCCCTCGCCAATTTTATTCATTAATTCCGGCGTCACTTCTTTTTGAGGACCCGTGGCTAAAAAGAAAGTTCCGGAACCGGGTTCCCAAACCAAAATTCCGTCCAATCCGTTGGCTAAAGCGGAAAATTGCAAAGCGGATTTTTTTTCTTTAAAATCTTTTTGAATTTGCACTAAAATTTTTCCCAGGGCTTTTGTTTCTACAACAAAACCTAACGGATTGGGCCTTTCCGTTATCTCTTTAACAAATCTGTCTGTTTTGTCTTTTTCTCTTTTCCAACCCTCGCGGGAATCTTTAAACTTTTCTAAATAGGGTTCGGTAAATTTTTCCAAACCCCTCCAAGCATCCTCTAAAGGATGGGTTTTAAAAAATTCAAACAAAGCGGCAATGGGAATGTTGTTTTGATAGGCCAAAGACAAACCAAAAATACTGTTGGGACTATTTTCCCAAGCCTCTTTCCATCTAAAACCCGTAGGCAAAGTGTAAGAATCAATAAAGGTGACAAACTGGGATAATTTTTCCAGAGCTTGTTTTTCTTGAGCGGATAATTTATCTAAAGCGCCCGCTTCTCTAAACTGATCATATAAAATTTGAAAAGCGCTGGTTTGTCTTTCAGACTCCGGACCATGATGATCAATGAATCCCGTACCGGCCTCGGCCAAACCTCCGTGTACTCCGGGAGAAGTATCCAAATTTAAAGCCCCTTCTTGAAATTTTCCCGGAGCCACATAAACCACGTCCTTATTAACATAATTTTTTTCTTCCTCGGTTCCCTCTTCAAAACCTAAAATATGCCTAAAGAAAAACAAACAGGCATTGCCATCCATGTTGCTATATTTTTTTCCAGTGTCTTTTTCTTCAAAACCCTTGCGGACAGCCAAACTGGGAAACCATTCTCTTAAGGCTTGGCGATAAAAAGCCAAATCAAAAACTTGACCTGTTTCTTGTTGTCTTTCTGCCACTTCTTCTATTACATGATGAATTGCTTCCACAGTTGGTTCTGTTGCCGAAGGAACAACCTCCGGCTCCGTGGCCAAATCTTGCTTTAAAGCCTCTTCTGTAAAAACCGGCAAAGACACTACGGATTCAACTTTTTTTTCTGTTTTCTCCGCCGCAGGAACACCGTCAATTGTTTTTTCCGGAATTGTTACTTCTAAAACTTCCGCCACACCTAACATTCCTTTTGTTTTTTTTGCTTTTTCTCTTCCCGGCTTATTCCTAGCCTCGTCATTGGAAAATTCCGTCTCGCCTTCTTGGCGCGCTATGGCTTTTAAATCCTCAACTCCTTTTTTACTTCCTTTTGTTTTTTTTGTTTCGCCGGCACCAGATCCCGATTTTTGATCAATAATAAATAATTGCGCGACAGTTTTTTTATCACCCTCCGGCCATTTTTTAATTGCTTCAGCTAAAAGTCTTAGCCAATCAGAGGGATCTGCTTCTTTAATTCCTTTTTTTTTGGCTTTTTTTAATTCTTCAAAACTTCTAACAAAATCTTTATAGTCAGAGGTTTCTCTGATTATTTGTTTTAAAGCCTCTTCTTCATTTGTCTCTGTGGCTGTATGTAATTGTCCCGGCTTTTCGCCATCTCCCCTTAAAGCCATATTTTTATAATTTTAAACTCCTTATTTTAGCACAAAATTGAGTTTTTGTCAATACCCACTCTAGGAACCCGTGAAACACCTTAAAACAATCAAAAACCTATAGCCCCTTTTTAGCCGCTCTAAGCAAATCTATGGATTCTTTTTTAAAGCCGGCAATCTCCTCACCCGCCAATTCATCAAAATTTTTAATATTGGCGCGCAAAAAATCTAAAATGGATTCAGGATTTCCTTTGGATTCCCCCAACGCTTGATCAAATTTTTCCTTAACCTCTTCATTCATTTCATCCAGCGCCCTCATCATTATCCTCTGAAAAATAATCTGGCCGATTTTTAATAAAATACTATCGCGCTCTTTCACAGGCATATCCTCCAACCCTAATTCCGCAGCAATGTTTTGAGTTAAAATAGGATCCATATGACTTTATATTATTTATTCATACTTAAATAAAACATAAATTGCCCCCACCAATCCGCCAATAATTATCCCCAAAAAACCTAAAAGCAAAAAATTGGGACGAGTGACAAAACGCGAAAAAACGGGTGCATCCACAATTTTTATTTGTACATTACCAGAGATGTATTCAAAACCCTGGGTGGATAAAGCGTAAGAAATAGCATTGGCCCAACTCACTGCTTGATTCTTATCTTCATTATAAACCGTGATGTTTAAAAAACCCGTACCGGAAACAACTTCGGTAATTACAGCTTTATCCCAAGCCGTGCGACGCTTGATTTCATTTAAATTGTTAAATTCCGTGGGATTAAAATTAAATTGCGGGGCTGTTTTAACTACGCGATCGTAAAAAGAAGAGGTATGCACCACTTGAGACAAATTTTCATTGATTCTTTCCGCGGATTTAATGGCAGTGTATGGATCAACCCCCGGGGAAGAACCAGGAATAATTAAAAGCCGAGCCGTAGCGCTGTATTGCCAAGTAAAGAAAAAACTGGCGGCCAAAAAAATTACCAGGCCCAAAACGGCACCCCAAAAAATTTTTAAACGATAGTGCAAAAATAAAGCAGAATAGGTCATATTAAAATTTTAATTTTTATTTGGAAGAAATTTGACCCAGGATCACTTCTTCTATTTTTTCTATCCCATCACGAGAATATTTTATCTTTACTTTGCTACCCGGGGAATAATCTAAAAGTATTTCCGGTAAAGAACGCACCGAGGAAATAACTTCGTCATTTATATTTAAGACATTGTCACCGGCTTTTAACCCAACGGTAAAAAGAGGGCTTTTTTTATCAACAAAACCGGCCCCGGTAAAAGGATTATTAACTAAAATAACACCATTGCGATTAGTTTTTTTATTTCCGGTGACCTCCCCAGCCTCCTGATATTGCAAGCCTAAATAATTTCTTCTGATGATTCCATTTTCCAAAACCTGTTTTAAAGCCGAAGAAATAACCGCTGATTTAACAAAAGAATTAAAATTAGAGCTGGCATCAATTCCTAAAAGCATACCCACCGTCTGTCCGCGCAAGTTAACTACCGGAATACCGCTACTTTTTTTATCTAACGAATTTTTAAGAAGACCCAGACGATAAATTTTTTCCGAATTTAAATAATAATCGGCATGAATACGGGGTATCCAATAATCGGCGTCTAAAACTTTTGTTTGATAAAGACCGCTATTTAAAAAAGGCAGCCAAACATCCAAATCAGAATAAACATCGTCCTCGCCGGCGAAAGAAAGAGTGGAGGCCCCTTCTCTATTAACTTTAACTATGGCCAAATCAGAAACAGGATCAGCTGCTACCTTTTCCAAAGTATAAATTTTTTTATCCTGATCAACAACAACTAAATCTTTGCGATTGAATTTTTCTAAAATTATTTTAGAAGCGGCGGCGTAACCATTTGAGGTAAGGAAAAAGCCGCTGCCCACCTTAAGTGAAGGATCTAAAAAGCCGTCTTTATTTAAAGCCGCAGCGGGATAAAAATCAAAAACGGCGGAAAAGGACTCCCTCTTTAAATTCTCATAACTTAAATTGCCGGATTCGATTCTGGAGGAAGTGGTGGCGGGATTTCCCAACCCATCTTGTCCCCACAGCCAATTATCAAAAAAACGAGAATTAACTACCATACCGCCGACAAGGCCGGAGACAAAACCAAAAACAACCGCTAAAATAAAAAGCTGTAAAAACCAATTTTCTTTAACTATTGCATCCTGACCTTTTAGTCTTACTTCTTTGGGTAAATGAGGAGCGACCTTTTTTTCTTCTGTTTTTTTATTGAGCATATTTTAAAATTAAATAAAAGGATACTAGTCGGCAACTTATTAAATCCAACGTGAAATCAAAAGCGCTAAAATTATTAAAAATAAAGAAAAAAAAGAAATAAAGCCGATGCGTTTAACCGATTTTTTTTCTTGCAAAAACTCAATGGATAATTTAATTAAAGCTAACCAAACGACAGTTAAGATGAAGGAGCGGGACAAAAAACCAATAGGTAAAAAATAAAGGCTCCAAAAAAATTCACCTGCTAATAAAGAGATTAGTAAATTGGGGGCGATTTTTTTAATTTTACCGGCGTTGAAAATTTCTCGAGCGGTTAAAAAAGAAATTAAAATGACTAGAAGAAAAAATACCCAAAAAATTTTGTTTAAAAAAACCAGCCAGCCAAAAAATCCACTAGTCAAAAAGAAAAAAGACAGGGCGGGAAAAATCTCCCGCAAAACTAGCAAATTTTCCCGCGCGTAGCTTTCTTTGCTGATTAAAAATTTTATGGCGTAAAAAAAATAAATAAAAAAAAGCCAGGCGGAAGAAAAAATTAAGATCTGTCTAAAAAAAGATCTGTCTAAAAAAACAAAAATAAAAATTACACCCAAAAAAAATAAAAAAGGTGAAAGAAAAAAAATACTTTCATTCTCGTCTTTCTCTTTTAAAAAAAAGCGGCGTAAAAAAAATAAACAGAATACCCCAAAAAATAAACTGAGAGGACCCAACCAAAGAACGCCCGCTCCATAGTAATTGGCTAATTCTAAAATAATAAAATAAATTAAAGCCAACAAAACGGCAATTAGCGATTTAAAATTCATAATCTTTTACTATTTTTTTACTTGCTTGCCACGCCAAGCCAATATCTCACTCCAAACTACGCTTAGAACAGCCATTAAAGGAATGGCCAAAATTGCTCCAGTTACTCCCAGTAAACGATAACCAATTAATAGAGAAAGGATGCTGATAATAGGATCTAATCCAATAGCTCGTTTCATTATTTGAGGCACTAAAAAATTATTCTCTAACTGTTGAATTGCCACAAATAAAACCAGGACAAAAAGTGTCAGCGCCCAACTACCGGTCTGCAGAGCGGTTAAAGCAATGGCCAAAACAGCGGAAAAAATTGGACCGGCATAAGGAACGGTTTCAAAAATTCCAGCGAGTAACCCCAAAAGAAGCGCGTAAGGTACGCCAATAATCAAAAGACCAATATAACTGGTCGCGCCCACAATAATATCTAGCAACAACTGACCTCTTAACCAATAACCTAACTTTTCTTTAATTCTATGCCACAGACTGCCAAAATACGGCTGATATTCCGGTGGAGTAAAATAGCATACTAATTTTTTAAAACTATTTTCTTCGGCTACAATATAAAAAGCCATTACCAAAACTAAAACCAAAGAACCAATACCGCCAAGAAACCCAAAAACCGTACCCACTACTTTTTGCGCCGTGCCCACACCGTCGGCTAAAGTGCTGGGAATGATTTTGGAAACTGGATCCCAAACTTTGTAATGAACGGCCAAATCCTTGGCCCAAGATAAAAAGCCAATGGTTTTGTCTTTATAAAGATCAAAGTTACCAAATACTTGAGTAATTTGATTAATAATTGGAGGAACCAGCAAGGCCACCACCCCTACCACCAAACTTAAAGCGAACAAATAAACCAAAAAAACAGTTAACCCGCGGGGTATTTTTTTAGCCGAGGCCCAATCGGCCAAGGGCATAATCAAGGCGGCCAAAAGCAAAGCCACAAAAAATAAAAGTAAAATATCCCAAATTAAATAAACTAAACCTATAATTACTAAAATTAAAACCGCTTTTAAAAAAGAAGAGGTGCTGATGGTAATAAATTGTTTTTGCATAAAATAAAAGTTATTTTCTCTTACATTATACCTTTCTTGAAAAATAAGGTCAACAAGAGTAAAATTAATCTATGAATATGCACGCGGAAAACAAACGAGCTTTTTTTGACTATAATATCCTAGAAAAATGGGAGGCGGGAATAGAGCTTGCCGGTGACGAAGTTAAATCTATTAGAGATGGTCAAATTAGCCTAAAAGAGTCTTATGTCACTATTAAAAACAGCGAACTTTTTTTAATTAACGCCAATATCTCTGCTTATAAAAAAAGTCGAGATATTAAGGGATATAACCCTACCCAAAGCCGCCGCCTTTTGCTTAAAAAAAAGGAGATTGACCGAATAATTGGCCTTAAAACCACTCAAGGCTTGACAATAGTCCCCTTAAAGGTATATACTAAACATCACTGGATTAAGCTAGAAATCGGCTTAGGCAAAGGAAAAAAGAAATTTGAAAAAAAAGAACAGATTAAAAAGAAGGATATAGAAAGAGAGCTGAAACGAGGAGAATTTTAAAAAGAACCTAAGCGTCAATTTGGGGGTGCCGGATTTCGACAAGTTGCGTACCTTTTAAACCTACATTTCGAGGCTGCTTACAACCTC encodes:
- a CDS encoding SsrA-binding protein: MNMHAENKRAFFDYNILEKWEAGIELAGDEVKSIRDGQISLKESYVTIKNSELFLINANISAYKKSRDIKGYNPTQSRRLLLKKKEIDRIIGLKTTQGLTIVPLKVYTKHHWIKLEIGLGKGKKKFEKKEQIKKKDIERELKRGEF